In Thermothelomyces thermophilus ATCC 42464 chromosome 2, complete sequence, a single window of DNA contains:
- a CDS encoding glycosyltransferase family 2 protein (CAZy_ID 268027) yields MSYNRLDDDYYESHPLETRMHRTPSPTHPLQHGYHLEDNPYGHSQLDIPQGPGRYSPGDALHMQTAQSVDNLGSYSVNPEAHHDAYYNQPYEPHPTGHSGYDQTPYYDDDRRPMLAHNGSQVGASDPYHDNQQPRPNNGIKRWKTVKQVLLYRGNLVLDCPIPPKLLNQLPHGERDEFTHMRYSAATCDPADFYEENFTLRQKLFSKPRHTELFIVVTMYNEDEILFARTMIGVFKNIEYMCKRTESKTWGKDAWKKIVVCVVSDGRAKINPRTRALLAGMGVYQEGIAKQQVNGKDVTAHIYEYTTQVGMAIRNDVVQLIPKQQPVQMLFCLKEKNQKKINSHRWFFQAFGRVLDPNICVLIDAGTKPGSTSIYHLWKAFDLEPMCAGACGEIKAMLGTGGKNLLNPLVATQNFEYKMSNILDKPLESAFGFISVLPGAFSAYRYVALQNDKNGKGPLEKYFAGEKLHGAGAGIFTANMYLAEDRILCFELVTKRNCHWILQYVKSATGETDVPDTVTELILQRRRWLNGSFFAAIYAIVHFHQFFRSDHSLMRKLAFFIEFVFNTVNMIFAWFAIGNFFLVFKILTTSLGDENLLGEVGKILSVVFTWLYGVSLVTCFVLSMGNRPAGSGPYYMAMVVFWAILFIYLMFAAIYIAVNAIITDLNAHGFSIDSLFKNKVFYTLIVSVMSTYGIWLIASLLMFDPWHMFTSLIQYMLLSPTYTNVLNVYAFCNTHDISWGTKGDDKPEALPSVNTKDGQGKTDLPDEGDLNAQYERELQVFSRKPVKEVKPPTPSQIEEKQMDYYRGVRTVVVLVWMITNFALCAVVLSTAGVDKIVPGNGESEEEIKSNRANVYLSVVLWSVAGLSAFKFLGALWFLVVRMFRGV; encoded by the exons ATGTCGTACAATCGATTAG ACGACGACTATTACGAGAGCCACCCATTGGAGACCAGGATGCATAGGACGCCGTCCCCTACGCATCCACTCCAACACGGGTATCACCTAGAAGACAACCCGTACGGACACTCGCAACTCGACATACCCCAAGGTCCTGGCAGGTACAGTCCGGGCGACGCATTACATATGCAGACAGCA CAATCAGTCGACAACCTCGGGAGCTACTCGGTCAACCCCGAGGCGCATCACGATGCCTACTACAACCAACCTTACGAGCCGCACCCTACAGGGCACTCGGGATACGACCAAACGCCGTACTACGACGATGATCGGCGGCCGATGCTAGCCCACAACGGCTCCCAAGTCGGCGCAAGCGACCCATACCACGACAACCAGCAGCCCAGGCCAAACAATGGAATCAAGAGGTGGAAGACGGTGAAGCAGGTGCTCCTGTACCGGGGGAACTTGGTCCTCGACTGCCCGATCCCTCCAAAGCTGCTGAACCAGCTGCCCCACGGAGAGCGCGATGAGTTTACCCACATGCGCTACTCGGCCGCGACATGCGACCCGGCCGACTTCTACGAGGAGAACTTCACCCTCCGTCAGAAGCTGTTCAGCAAGCCCCGGCACACGGAGCTGTTCATCGTTGTGACCATGTACAACGAGGACGAGATCCTGTTTGCGCGCACCATGATCGGCGTCTTCAAGAACATCGAGTACATGTGCAAGCGGACCGAGAGCAAGACGTGGGGCAAGGACGCCTGGAAGAAGATCGTCGTCTGCGTCGTCAGCGACGGCCGCGCCAAGATCAACCCGCGGACCCGGGCGCTATTGGCCGGTATGGGCGTGTACCAGGAGGGTATCGCCAAGCAGCAGGTCAACGGCAAGGACGTCACGGCGCACATTTACGAGTACACGACTCAGGTTGGCATGGCCATCCGGAACGACGTCGTGCAGCTCATCCCCAAGCAGCAGCCCGTGCAGATGCTGTTCTGCCTCAAGGAGAAGAACCAGAAGAAGATCAACTCGCACCGCTGGTTCTTCCAGGCCTTTGGTCGCGTCCTGGACCCCAACATCTGCGTGCTGATCGACGCCGGTACCAAGCCGGGTAGCACCTCCATCTACCACCTCTGGAAGGCCTTTGACCTGGAGCCCATGTGTGCCGGCGCCTGCGGTGAGATCAAGGCCATGCTGGGCACGGGCGGCAAAAACCTTCTCAACCCGCTGGTCGCCACCCAGAACTTTGAGTACAAGATGAGCAACATCTTGGACAAGCCTCTGGAATCGGCCTTCGGCTTCATCTCCGTGCTGCCCGGCGCCTTCTCCGCCTACCGCTATGTTGCCCTCCAGAACGACAAGAACGGCAAGGGCCCGTTGGAGAAGTATTTTGCAGGCGAAAAGCTTCAcggtgccggcgccggcattTTCACCGCCAACATGTACCTCGCCGAGGATCGtatcctctgcttcgagCTCGTCACCAAGCGCAACTGCCACTGGATCCTGCAGTATGTCAAGTCGGCCACGGGCGAGACCGACGTGCCCGACACAGTGACCGAATTGATCTTGCAGCGCCGCCGCTGGCTGAACGGGTCCTTCTTCGCCGCCATCTACGCCATCGTCCACTTCCACCAGTTCTTCCGCTCGGATCATTCCCTCATGCGCAAGCTGGCCTTCTTTATCGAGTTCGTCTTCAACACGGTCAACATGATCTTTGCTTGGTTCGCTATCGGCAACTTCTTCTTGGTGTTCAAGATTCTTACAACCAGCCTGGGCGACGAAAACCTGCTAGGCGAGGTCGGGAAGATCCTTAGTGTGGTGTTCACCTGGTTGTACGGCGTCTCGCTGGTGACGTGCTTCGTGCTGTCGATGGGCAACCGCCCGGCAGGATCAGGGCCGTACTACATGGCCATGGTTGTCTTCTGGGCTATTCTTTTCAT CTACCTCATGTTCGCTGCCATCTACATCGCCGTCAACGCCATCATCACGGATCTTAATGCGCACGGCTTCAGCATCGACTCGCTCTTCAAGAACAAAGTCTTTTACACGCTGATCGTGTCCGTCATGTCGACCTACGGCATCTGGCTGATCGCCTCCCTGCTCATGTTCGACCCCTGGCACATGTTCACCTCGCTCATCCAGTACATGCTCCTCTCGCCCACCTACACCAACGTACTCAACGTCTACGCCTTTTGTAACACGCACGACATCTCGTGGGGTACCAAGGGCGACGACAAGCCGGAGGCCCTGCCATCGGTCAACACCAAGGACGGGCAGGGCAAGACGGACCTGCCGGACGAGGGCGACCTTAACGCGCAGTACGAGCGCGAGCTGCAGGTGTTCAGCCGGAAGCCGGTCAAGGAGGTCaagccgccgacgccgagccAGATCGAGGAGAAGCAGATGGACTACTACCGCGGCGTGCGCACCGTGGTCGTGCTGGTCTGGATGATCACCAACTTTGCCCTCTGCGCCGTCGTCCTCTCGACCGCGGGCGTCGACAAGATCGTGCCCGGCAACGGAGAGTCGGAGGAGGAGATCAAGAGCAACCGCGCCAACGTCTACCTCAGCGTCGTCCTCTGGTCCGTGGCCGGTCTGTCGGCGTTCAAGTTCCTCGGCGCGCTCTGGTTCCTGGTGGTGAGGATGTTCAGGGGCGTCTAG